The Rhodocytophaga rosea genome has a segment encoding these proteins:
- a CDS encoding SDR family NAD(P)-dependent oxidoreductase, producing the protein MENQIGSSANNQLVALVTGANQGVGFQIAKALAAHGYSVYVGSRNLKNGEKAAAKMGINAYAIQLDVNQQASIIAAVAQIEKEHGHLDLLVNNAGISHAGKPGRTLEEITEDGRASTASLAEVRTVWETNVFGVIAVTQAMLPLLRKSSAARIVNVSSGLGSLTWISDPACWAREHFGVVYAASKSALNAITMAFAIELEKENIKVNAVSPGFTATALNNFQGTDSLEVGSREPVRVALETNGPTATFTGPEGSLPW; encoded by the coding sequence ATGGAAAATCAAATTGGATCATCCGCAAACAATCAATTAGTTGCCCTTGTAACGGGTGCTAACCAGGGCGTAGGCTTTCAGATCGCAAAAGCGCTTGCCGCTCATGGATATAGTGTATATGTGGGATCGCGTAACTTAAAAAATGGAGAAAAGGCGGCTGCTAAAATGGGTATTAATGCCTATGCTATCCAACTGGATGTAAATCAGCAGGCTTCTATAATTGCTGCCGTAGCGCAAATTGAGAAAGAACATGGACACCTGGATCTGCTTGTCAACAATGCAGGTATATCCCATGCAGGCAAGCCTGGCCGCACATTGGAAGAAATAACTGAGGATGGCCGCGCCAGTACCGCCTCGCTGGCTGAGGTACGGACGGTCTGGGAAACCAATGTATTTGGAGTTATTGCTGTTACACAAGCCATGCTGCCTTTGCTTCGAAAATCATCAGCAGCCCGTATTGTCAATGTATCCAGTGGCCTGGGTTCACTTACCTGGATATCTGATCCCGCATGCTGGGCTAGAGAACATTTTGGTGTTGTGTATGCTGCCTCTAAATCGGCCCTTAATGCCATTACTATGGCTTTTGCTATCGAACTGGAAAAAGAAAATATCAAGGTCAATGCAGTTAGTCCCGGCTTTACAGCCACAGCGCTGAATAATTTTCAGGGCACCGACTCACTGGAGGTAGGTTCGCGTGAACCAGTCCGGGTGGCATTGGAAACCAACGGCCCGACCGCTACCTTTACCGGGCCTGAAGGTTCTCTTCCTTGGTAA
- a CDS encoding N-acyl homoserine lactonase family protein translates to METRRNFIGRAGLGMVSIFFDPQVITILNSFSKGQKHMKALSDTGSSIVGNVGAIERLYLLNGGFAIAPDKSVYTPGKWKGEQITLCCHAYLIRRQDEWILWDTGIEDDIIQEPGGKVIAHNIRAVVVRTIRSQLADIGIAPEAISKVILSHAHFDHIGNTKLFPKATWYTQYQEYKAMFGPDYARYGYLPSLYENLKRAKMKLMNGDYDVYGDGSIKVISTPGHTPGHCSLLIRLPKIGPVMLAGDVAHFTYNLENHCVPSMNSDYTQSLNSMKRVEVIVQTEKAQLWLNHDMVQMATIPQASSFIE, encoded by the coding sequence ATGGAAACAAGACGGAATTTTATTGGCAGAGCAGGATTGGGAATGGTAAGTATATTCTTTGATCCACAAGTAATAACTATATTGAATAGCTTTTCAAAAGGACAAAAACACATGAAAGCATTATCAGATACTGGAAGTTCCATCGTGGGGAATGTTGGAGCTATTGAAAGGCTTTACTTACTCAATGGAGGATTTGCCATAGCCCCAGATAAATCTGTGTATACACCCGGAAAATGGAAAGGCGAGCAAATCACCCTTTGCTGCCATGCCTACCTGATAAGGCGCCAGGATGAATGGATTTTGTGGGATACAGGCATAGAAGATGATATCATACAAGAACCAGGAGGCAAGGTAATCGCCCATAACATACGGGCTGTGGTGGTGAGAACCATTCGTTCCCAACTTGCAGATATTGGCATAGCTCCGGAAGCTATTAGCAAAGTAATTTTATCGCATGCTCATTTCGACCATATAGGAAATACAAAGTTGTTTCCTAAGGCTACCTGGTATACTCAGTATCAAGAATATAAAGCAATGTTTGGGCCTGACTATGCGCGCTATGGATACCTGCCTTCCCTTTATGAAAACTTAAAAAGAGCAAAAATGAAGTTAATGAATGGCGATTATGATGTGTATGGAGATGGAAGCATAAAGGTTATTTCCACACCAGGACATACGCCAGGGCATTGCTCCTTATTAATTCGATTACCCAAAATAGGTCCGGTGATGCTAGCTGGGGATGTGGCACATTTTACATATAACCTGGAAAACCACTGTGTACCTAGTATGAATAGTGATTATACGCAATCCCTGAACTCTATGAAGCGTGTGGAGGTGATTGTACAAACGGAAAAAGCCCAACTTTGGCTTAATCATGATATGGTACAAATGGCAACTATTCCACAGGCGTCTTCCTTTATAGAGTAA
- a CDS encoding RNA polymerase sigma-70 factor → MQPMQKNTTLFKEDNRKTAPFMCGSESENKEDNLLDKERFIRKTFEDDPEKGFELLFKAYYRPLCSHAARYVYSKELAEDLVGEVFEKFFKKQLHLQVTTSFQAYLFTAVRHQAFQHLRTEFSRKKVVPLGEHDINCPVLTPHQLLQYDELYLEIEKTIHLLSPPVQRVFLMSRFEGKKNSVIAEELKISIKTVEAHITKVLKLLHKVLQHQFTTVLTVLLYFLLTR, encoded by the coding sequence ATGCAACCGATGCAGAAAAACACTACCTTGTTTAAAGAAGACAATCGGAAGACAGCCCCTTTCATGTGCGGATCAGAAAGCGAAAACAAAGAGGATAACTTGCTTGATAAGGAGCGGTTTATCCGGAAAACTTTTGAGGATGACCCGGAAAAAGGCTTCGAACTTCTTTTTAAAGCATACTACCGGCCTTTGTGTAGCCATGCTGCCCGGTATGTTTACTCCAAAGAACTGGCCGAAGACCTGGTAGGGGAGGTGTTTGAAAAATTTTTCAAAAAGCAGCTTCACCTACAGGTAACTACTTCTTTTCAGGCCTATCTCTTTACGGCAGTCCGGCATCAGGCATTTCAACATTTACGGACTGAATTCAGCCGTAAGAAAGTGGTGCCCCTGGGTGAGCATGATATTAATTGCCCGGTACTAACCCCGCATCAATTGCTCCAGTATGACGAGCTGTACCTGGAAATAGAAAAAACCATCCATTTATTGTCTCCGCCTGTTCAAAGAGTGTTTCTGATGAGCCGGTTTGAAGGAAAGAAGAACTCAGTTATTGCCGAAGAATTAAAAATTTCTATTAAAACAGTAGAGGCACATATCACAAAGGTTCTTAAGCTTTTGCACAAAGTACTGCAGCACCAGTTTACAACTGTTTTAACGGTTTTACTATATTTTCTCTTAACGCGTTAG
- a CDS encoding AraC family transcriptional regulator: protein MKSETPKVRKLESIPDMHKMLGLPGPIHPLISLLDATKAQIDLNQLPTSYVAGFYKISFITKLSGKFRYGQGYYDFDEGSIVFTAPNQVVGSVREKYENNQAYSLIIHPDFLQGYPLANKIKNYGFFSYASNEALHLSEQERATMMSIYTILGEELNSRIDDFSHEVIIAQIELLLSYAKRFYKRQFLTRQAVSSDLLEQLEGLLNTYFADNKSLNHGVPTVQYLAEHLNVTPNYLSDMLRSLTGLNAQQHIHQKLIERSKELLSTTNLTISEVAYQLGFEHPQSFSRLFKMKTHTSPVQFRSAFN from the coding sequence ATGAAAAGTGAAACGCCAAAAGTCAGAAAATTAGAGTCTATCCCAGACATGCATAAGATGTTGGGACTTCCAGGCCCCATTCATCCCTTGATTAGTTTGCTGGATGCCACAAAAGCACAAATCGATTTAAACCAACTACCGACCAGCTATGTGGCAGGTTTCTATAAGATCTCTTTCATCACCAAATTGAGTGGCAAGTTCAGGTATGGTCAGGGCTATTATGATTTTGATGAAGGTAGCATAGTATTCACTGCTCCCAATCAGGTTGTAGGCAGCGTTCGGGAAAAGTATGAGAATAATCAAGCATATTCGCTAATCATTCACCCAGATTTCCTGCAAGGCTATCCGTTGGCCAACAAGATCAAAAACTACGGTTTCTTTTCATACGCCAGCAATGAGGCGCTGCACCTGTCTGAGCAGGAAAGAGCCACTATGATGTCTATCTATACCATCTTAGGCGAAGAATTAAACAGCCGCATCGATGACTTTAGCCATGAGGTAATTATTGCTCAGATTGAGTTGCTGCTCAGTTACGCCAAGCGTTTTTATAAGCGTCAGTTCTTAACCCGGCAGGCAGTGAGTAGTGATCTGCTTGAGCAATTGGAAGGGTTGCTAAATACGTATTTTGCAGATAATAAGTCACTTAATCACGGTGTGCCTACCGTACAATATCTGGCGGAACACTTGAATGTTACCCCCAATTACTTAAGCGATATGCTGCGTTCGCTCACCGGCCTGAATGCACAACAGCATATCCATCAAAAGCTGATCGAAAGATCAAAAGAACTGTTGTCTACCACAAACCTGACCATCAGCGAGGTGGCTTACCAATTAGGTTTTGAACATCCGCAATCGTTCAGCAGGCTGTTCAAAATGAAAACCCATACATCGCCTGTGCAATTCAGATCAGCTTTCAATTGA
- a CDS encoding helix-turn-helix domain-containing protein, with product MKKVESNHHTFASISDAHRAFGLPKPQHPLISLIGSANNGDVVNSPSGSHVLNFYKISYKSKLSGRLRYGQHYYDFDEGGLLFASPNQIIGAGDDENTKEDCSLYALLIHPDFFLGYPLAKKIRQYGFFSYSTNEALHLSEEEKETIISIFKLIQNELKGRIDDFSQDVVISQIELLLNYANRFYKRQFLTRKAVSNELLQKLEDLVEEYFKHNTSLSQGLPTVGYLAEHLNLSSSYLSDMLRLLIGQNAQQYIHSKLIEKAKEKLSTTSLSVSEVAYELGFEHPQSFSKLFKAKTNVTPLEFRQSFN from the coding sequence ATGAAAAAAGTAGAGAGTAACCATCATACATTTGCTTCCATATCGGACGCACACCGGGCTTTTGGTTTACCTAAGCCCCAGCATCCATTGATCAGTCTGATAGGCAGTGCCAATAATGGGGACGTGGTAAACAGTCCATCCGGCTCCCATGTATTGAATTTTTATAAAATATCCTATAAGTCAAAACTCAGTGGAAGATTAAGATACGGGCAGCATTATTACGATTTTGATGAAGGAGGTTTATTATTCGCTTCTCCCAATCAAATAATCGGCGCTGGTGACGATGAGAATACGAAAGAAGACTGTTCACTCTATGCCTTGCTCATACACCCGGATTTTTTTCTGGGATATCCTCTGGCTAAAAAGATAAGGCAGTATGGCTTTTTTTCTTATTCGACCAATGAAGCTTTGCATCTTTCAGAAGAAGAGAAAGAGACGATCATTTCTATTTTCAAGCTGATCCAAAATGAGTTGAAGGGCCGGATTGATGACTTCAGCCAGGACGTTGTGATTTCACAAATTGAACTATTACTCAACTACGCAAATCGATTTTATAAACGTCAGTTCCTCACCCGTAAGGCAGTAAGTAACGAGTTGCTGCAAAAGCTGGAAGACCTGGTAGAAGAGTATTTTAAACATAATACATCATTGAGCCAGGGATTACCGACCGTTGGCTATCTTGCAGAACACCTGAACCTTTCGTCAAGTTACTTAAGTGATATGCTGAGGTTACTGATCGGACAGAATGCGCAGCAATATATTCATAGCAAACTCATTGAGAAAGCCAAGGAAAAGCTGTCTACGACTAGCTTATCGGTAAGTGAAGTGGCCTACGAGTTGGGTTTTGAGCATCCGCAATCCTTCAGCAAATTGTTTAAGGCAAAAACCAATGTTACTCCTCTGGAATTCAGGCAATCATTTAACTAA
- a CDS encoding SDR family NAD(P)-dependent oxidoreductase produces MAHQNENANVGDASRPATSNKVWFITGASRGFGRVWTEAALKRGDKVAATARKLSSIADFKEKYGDKVLTLQLDVTRPDQVKTALEQAYAQFGRLDIVLNNAGYSLVGTIEEAKADEIRQLYETNILGAVSVIQAALPLLRKQGNGHILGVSSNLGHVTLPVIGYYCSSKWAFEAIHESLATEVKPFGIKVTIIEPGAYATEFGSQESLKFAEGLDFYADFKARFFDRLKGLERGDPNATPEAIFKVVDSENPPLRFFLGSHNLPWVRTAYAERLATWEEWEEVSSSAQGQAK; encoded by the coding sequence ATGGCACATCAAAATGAAAATGCAAATGTTGGAGATGCCTCAAGGCCAGCTACATCTAATAAAGTTTGGTTCATCACAGGTGCTTCCCGGGGTTTTGGACGCGTGTGGACCGAAGCTGCCCTCAAGCGTGGAGACAAAGTTGCCGCTACTGCGAGAAAGTTGTCAAGCATTGCCGATTTTAAAGAAAAATACGGTGATAAGGTTCTGACACTACAACTTGACGTGACCAGGCCTGATCAGGTAAAGACCGCCCTGGAACAAGCGTATGCTCAATTTGGAAGGCTGGATATCGTTCTCAATAATGCCGGCTATTCACTTGTTGGTACCATCGAGGAAGCGAAAGCTGATGAGATACGGCAGTTGTATGAAACCAATATTTTAGGTGCGGTCTCTGTTATCCAGGCAGCCCTGCCTTTACTGCGGAAGCAAGGGAATGGACACATATTGGGTGTGTCGAGCAATCTGGGCCATGTGACTTTGCCAGTGATTGGCTATTACTGTTCCTCTAAATGGGCATTTGAGGCTATACACGAAAGCCTGGCCACAGAGGTGAAACCATTTGGTATTAAGGTAACGATCATAGAACCGGGCGCCTATGCTACTGAGTTTGGAAGTCAAGAATCCTTGAAGTTTGCAGAAGGCCTCGACTTCTACGCTGATTTCAAAGCCCGGTTTTTCGACCGTTTAAAGGGATTGGAAAGAGGCGATCCGAATGCGACACCAGAAGCCATATTCAAAGTAGTGGATTCAGAAAATCCACCCCTACGGTTCTTCCTCGGCAGTCACAATTTGCCCTGGGTGCGTACCGCTTATGCGGAGCGCCTAGCGACCTGGGAGGAGTGGGAAGAAGTTTCCAGTTCAGCCCAAGGGCAAGCAAAATAA
- a CDS encoding glycoside hydrolase family 95 protein, giving the protein MHFIYITVLRNYRHIFFALLVIQAFFSQAFSQQKPMLLWFDTPAFQPKEFSYKAEEFTNPFRFEEKGWFEAIPVGNGRLGAMVFGGVFGERIQLNESSLWDGYPRDATNPLSAKSLPRIQQLMFAGKIDEAEQLAEKTMLGIPLRINPYQSLGDLFIEQIQDKADTVYTNYRRWLSLDSAVAVTQFQHRGINYRREVFASNPDSVIVIRIVCDKPSNLNLRIKLMRERDAMSSASTSEPNAIAMQGRINRLNDKTKKPAGMRFCSYVKAVSNTGKITVAKNGVMTVKDASELVLYITAATSYYQKNPASACIQTIKRAVSKTVPDLFSSHLADYQSLYDRVKINLSAQSNPYELPQDKRLERVIKNSFEDPYLSELLFQYGRYLLIASSRKGGLPANLQGIWNQSMNPPWSSDFHININLQMNYMAAEAVNLSECTLPLFSLIDSLAVHGKHTAKVMYNARGWVVHHLTDVFWRTSPVDGVVGIWPMGGGWLAHHLFDHYLFLRDQSFLRERAFPLMKGVAQFYLDFLVPIPEGMPMAGKLVTNPSHSPENAFEKEDGSQFQFTYGATMDIQICRELFTNCLQAIDDLSTPGKPFDPQFKAELEKALANLAPVQISPQTGILQEWIEDYKEPEIGHRHISHLYSLFPGNLINAQTPDLYAAARKSLERRLKGNPNAVTEEAKNRYKSYGSYLDGKSFGGWQSVWIAMMWLRLGEAEEAYKHHQYQLKYGMKPNFFGAAYQLDGTFGSSNVVAEMLLQSNTGALNLLPALPKFWQAGFISGLRARNGFEVDIRWEKNQLTEARVTSNNGGLCRLLVTKPVKVFLNGQEIAKTKNNQNEITFSTQKGGVYTINATDL; this is encoded by the coding sequence ATGCATTTTATTTACATAACTGTTTTAAGAAACTACCGCCATATTTTTTTCGCACTACTGGTCATTCAAGCTTTTTTTAGCCAGGCTTTTTCGCAGCAAAAACCTATGTTGTTGTGGTTTGATACGCCAGCCTTTCAGCCGAAAGAATTCAGTTATAAAGCAGAAGAATTTACAAATCCATTTCGTTTTGAAGAGAAGGGATGGTTTGAAGCTATCCCCGTTGGAAACGGCCGGTTAGGTGCTATGGTATTTGGTGGTGTTTTTGGAGAAAGAATACAGCTCAATGAATCAAGTCTATGGGACGGCTATCCACGTGATGCCACTAATCCGCTGTCGGCTAAATCGCTGCCCCGGATTCAGCAATTGATGTTTGCTGGTAAAATAGATGAAGCCGAACAGTTAGCCGAGAAAACAATGCTTGGCATACCCCTTCGTATCAATCCCTATCAATCCCTGGGCGATCTGTTTATTGAGCAGATACAAGATAAGGCGGATACGGTGTACACTAATTACCGGCGTTGGCTGAGCCTGGATTCGGCGGTAGCCGTTACGCAGTTTCAACATAGGGGGATCAATTACCGCCGGGAGGTATTTGCCTCCAACCCAGATAGCGTGATTGTGATCCGGATTGTTTGTGATAAACCCAGCAACCTTAACCTCCGGATTAAATTGATGCGGGAAAGGGATGCAATGTCTTCAGCTTCTACTTCCGAGCCAAATGCTATCGCCATGCAAGGACGTATAAACCGCCTGAACGATAAAACTAAAAAACCTGCCGGGATGAGGTTCTGTTCGTACGTCAAAGCTGTCAGTAACACCGGTAAAATCACAGTAGCCAAAAACGGCGTGATGACTGTAAAAGATGCGAGCGAACTCGTACTTTACATTACAGCAGCTACCAGTTATTATCAGAAGAATCCTGCCAGTGCTTGTATTCAAACCATCAAAAGAGCCGTTAGCAAAACAGTGCCCGATCTGTTCAGTTCACACCTAGCAGATTATCAATCGCTCTATGATCGGGTGAAGATTAACCTTTCGGCTCAATCAAACCCGTATGAACTGCCACAGGATAAACGGCTGGAACGGGTAATCAAAAACAGTTTTGAAGACCCATACCTGTCTGAACTACTCTTTCAGTATGGGCGCTACCTGTTAATTGCCTCATCCAGGAAAGGAGGATTACCAGCCAATTTGCAAGGCATCTGGAACCAAAGCATGAACCCACCCTGGAGTTCAGATTTTCATATCAATATAAATCTGCAGATGAATTACATGGCTGCCGAAGCGGTGAATCTGTCAGAATGTACCTTGCCGCTATTTTCACTGATAGATTCGCTTGCTGTGCATGGCAAACATACGGCTAAAGTGATGTACAATGCACGGGGCTGGGTGGTGCATCACCTGACAGATGTATTCTGGCGGACTTCGCCCGTTGATGGGGTAGTAGGCATATGGCCAATGGGAGGGGGATGGCTGGCGCATCATCTGTTTGACCATTACCTGTTTTTGCGTGATCAGTCTTTTTTGCGTGAACGCGCCTTTCCTCTAATGAAAGGAGTTGCCCAGTTCTACCTGGACTTTCTGGTGCCGATTCCAGAAGGGATGCCAATGGCAGGTAAACTAGTCACTAATCCTTCACATTCGCCGGAAAATGCTTTTGAGAAAGAGGATGGCAGTCAGTTTCAATTTACGTATGGGGCAACAATGGATATACAGATATGCCGCGAATTGTTTACCAATTGCCTGCAAGCTATTGATGATTTGAGTACACCCGGAAAGCCCTTTGATCCACAGTTTAAAGCCGAACTGGAAAAAGCGCTGGCTAATCTTGCTCCTGTACAGATAAGCCCCCAGACAGGTATTTTGCAGGAATGGATAGAAGACTATAAAGAGCCGGAAATCGGACACCGACATATTTCGCATCTGTACAGCTTGTTTCCCGGAAATTTGATCAATGCCCAGACACCAGACTTGTATGCAGCTGCCCGGAAATCGTTGGAAAGAAGGCTTAAGGGTAATCCGAATGCGGTGACGGAAGAAGCCAAAAACCGCTATAAAAGTTATGGCAGTTACCTGGATGGCAAAAGTTTTGGGGGGTGGCAAAGCGTATGGATTGCCATGATGTGGCTTCGTTTAGGTGAGGCAGAGGAAGCCTACAAACATCACCAGTATCAGCTCAAATATGGCATGAAACCTAACTTCTTTGGTGCTGCTTATCAGTTAGACGGCACTTTTGGATCTTCTAATGTAGTAGCCGAAATGCTGCTTCAGAGTAATACTGGTGCGTTAAATTTACTTCCGGCATTGCCTAAGTTCTGGCAGGCAGGTTTTATATCCGGACTACGTGCCAGAAATGGGTTTGAAGTAGACATTAGATGGGAAAAAAATCAGCTGACAGAGGCAAGAGTTACTTCAAACAATGGCGGCTTGTGCCGTTTACTGGTAACTAAACCTGTAAAAGTGTTTTTGAATGGACAGGAAATTGCGAAAACAAAGAACAATCAGAATGAAATCACCTTTTCTACCCAAAAAGGAGGCGTGTATACCATAAATGCTACTGATCTATAA
- a CDS encoding helix-turn-helix domain-containing protein, with protein sequence MKNEHVYTFNSISEFHKMSGLPKPEHLLVSLVDYGLVDYQTHEKEISWVQNFYSIGLKRNIQGKFRYGQQPYDFDEGLLSFVAPGQLVHLAVVKPDVKPTGFLLLFHPDFLWNTSLAKTIKQYDFFGYAVNEALFMSEREEAIITELMLNIGQEYHANIDKFSQKIIIAQIELLLSYSDRFYGRQFITRQKSSHQLLEKLEMVLEESFKTDNLLEKGLPTAQYIAASLNVSPNYLGSLLKALTGQTTQGHIHNRLLEKAKERLSTTSLSVSEIAYELGFEHPQSFSKLFKAKTQLSPLEFRQSFY encoded by the coding sequence ATGAAAAACGAACATGTATACACATTTAATTCCATCAGCGAGTTTCATAAAATGAGCGGATTACCCAAACCTGAACATCTACTAGTGAGTCTGGTGGATTATGGTCTGGTAGATTATCAAACTCATGAAAAGGAAATCAGCTGGGTACAAAACTTTTATTCTATCGGATTGAAGCGGAATATTCAGGGCAAGTTCCGCTATGGGCAACAGCCATATGATTTTGACGAAGGATTACTATCGTTTGTGGCGCCAGGCCAGTTAGTGCATCTTGCTGTAGTAAAGCCCGACGTAAAACCAACCGGTTTTCTCCTGCTTTTTCATCCCGATTTTTTGTGGAATACCTCACTTGCGAAAACTATCAAACAATACGATTTTTTCGGCTATGCAGTGAATGAAGCTTTGTTTATGTCGGAAAGGGAGGAGGCTATTATTACTGAACTTATGCTGAATATTGGGCAGGAATATCATGCCAATATTGATAAATTTAGTCAGAAAATCATTATTGCCCAGATAGAGTTGCTCCTGAGTTATAGTGACCGGTTTTATGGAAGGCAGTTTATTACCCGGCAAAAGAGCAGCCATCAACTGCTTGAAAAATTGGAAATGGTGCTGGAGGAGAGTTTCAAAACCGATAACCTACTGGAGAAAGGTTTGCCCACCGCCCAATACATCGCAGCGTCACTTAACGTATCTCCCAATTACCTAGGCAGTTTGCTGAAAGCACTAACTGGGCAAACGACTCAAGGGCATATTCACAATAGACTGCTTGAGAAGGCCAAAGAGCGGCTATCCACTACTAGCTTATCGGTGAGTGAAATAGCCTACGAGTTAGGCTTTGAACACCCGCAATCGTTCAGCAAATTATTTAAAGCAAAAACACAACTTTCGCCTTTGGAATTCAGGCAATCGTTTTATTAA
- a CDS encoding SDR family NAD(P)-dependent oxidoreductase — protein sequence MNTKKVWFVTGASKGLGLSLVQRLLAEGYQVAATSRTVESLQKEVDQSANFLPLEVNLTDETSVSHAIAKTIETFGGIDVVVNNAGYGQLGTLEESSDKEARENFDINVFGLLNVIRSAMPHFRKKKSGHIINISSIAGFLGAFPGWGIYNATKFAVAGLSEAFSAEAKSLGVKATIVYPGYFKTNFLLKSSLRFAQHQVADYKEARELDRMHLEDIPGNQPGDPQKAALALIQVAESENPPLHFFMGSDSYGMAKQKLEILQKELEATEAMSLSTDFSS from the coding sequence ATGAACACAAAAAAAGTTTGGTTTGTAACCGGAGCATCAAAAGGATTAGGTTTATCCTTAGTACAAAGATTGTTGGCCGAAGGCTATCAGGTAGCTGCCACTTCCAGAACAGTTGAAAGCCTCCAAAAAGAAGTAGATCAGTCTGCAAACTTCCTGCCTCTGGAAGTAAACTTGACAGACGAAACTAGTGTAAGCCATGCCATTGCTAAAACGATAGAAACGTTTGGTGGTATTGATGTAGTTGTAAATAACGCTGGCTATGGACAATTAGGTACTCTGGAAGAATCGAGTGACAAAGAAGCCCGGGAGAATTTTGACATCAATGTATTTGGCTTGCTGAATGTGATCAGAAGTGCAATGCCCCATTTCCGCAAGAAGAAATCAGGACACATTATTAACATTTCTTCGATTGCAGGCTTTTTAGGTGCCTTTCCGGGCTGGGGCATTTACAATGCTACCAAATTCGCCGTTGCCGGCCTTAGCGAAGCTTTTTCCGCAGAGGCTAAATCCCTGGGCGTGAAAGCAACCATTGTTTATCCCGGCTATTTTAAAACAAACTTTTTACTGAAAAGCTCTCTTCGCTTTGCCCAACATCAAGTTGCTGATTACAAAGAAGCCAGAGAGTTAGACAGAATGCATCTGGAAGACATTCCGGGTAACCAGCCTGGAGACCCCCAAAAAGCAGCTCTTGCATTAATACAAGTAGCCGAAAGTGAAAATCCTCCATTGCATTTCTTTATGGGAAGCGATTCTTATGGAATGGCAAAGCAAAAATTAGAAATTCTTCAAAAAGAACTTGAGGCAACTGAGGCCATGAGTCTGTCAACAGATTTTTCCAGTTAA
- a CDS encoding FecR family protein — translation MEQKFSKNTLFNFFSGNASPMQKKAIEEWLEEDSNREWFFEWLKEWENEHPQFLADTDLAYERFKVNLKTGSRKKEVRLLHTPPQRNIKAWMVAASVLLLLTCSAWFLKDAILYKTYTTAFGEIKSITLEDNSQVALNANSSLRVPRFSFGYGDREVYLKGEAEFSITHTPTHQKFIVTTPNQLSVEVLGTKFIVYSRPRGSKVILQTGKVRVSNASNESLTIAPGDMVSLDQKGALQKQLVQGVEKYAAWKDKRFIFDRTSLKEITYLIEENFGVKVSIPDTALANRSISGTFQANNVEEMLEMLSDVSGLQVTEQDKVYILNASE, via the coding sequence ATGGAACAGAAATTCTCCAAAAATACTTTGTTTAACTTCTTCTCCGGGAATGCATCACCTATGCAGAAGAAGGCGATAGAGGAGTGGCTGGAAGAAGACTCTAACCGGGAATGGTTTTTTGAATGGCTTAAAGAATGGGAAAACGAACACCCTCAATTTCTGGCTGATACGGACCTGGCTTACGAGCGCTTTAAGGTTAATCTGAAAACCGGAAGCCGGAAAAAAGAAGTCAGGTTGTTACACACACCTCCTCAACGCAACATAAAGGCATGGATGGTAGCCGCTTCTGTGTTGCTGTTACTGACCTGTAGTGCCTGGTTTTTGAAAGATGCTATTTTATACAAAACCTATACAACGGCATTCGGTGAAATAAAAAGTATCACCCTTGAAGACAATAGCCAGGTAGCATTGAATGCCAATTCATCGCTTCGTGTGCCCCGTTTTAGTTTTGGTTATGGAGACAGGGAAGTATACCTGAAAGGGGAAGCTGAATTTTCAATTACCCATACGCCTACCCATCAAAAATTTATTGTAACTACTCCCAATCAGTTGTCTGTAGAGGTGCTGGGAACAAAATTCATTGTTTACTCAAGGCCAAGGGGCAGCAAAGTGATTCTACAAACAGGCAAAGTCCGGGTAAGCAATGCTTCAAATGAGTCTCTCACGATTGCTCCTGGTGATATGGTTTCTTTAGACCAAAAAGGGGCACTTCAAAAACAACTGGTACAAGGCGTGGAGAAATATGCAGCCTGGAAAGACAAGCGTTTTATCTTTGACCGAACCTCTCTAAAGGAAATTACTTATCTGATTGAAGAAAATTTTGGTGTAAAAGTGTCTATCCCTGATACTGCCCTGGCCAACAGGAGCATATCGGGAACCTTTCAGGCCAATAATGTTGAAGAAATGCTTGAAATGCTCTCTGATGTATCCGGCCTTCAGGTAACTGAACAAGACAAGGTTTACATCCTCAACGCCAGCGAATAA